In a genomic window of Nothobranchius furzeri strain GRZ-AD chromosome 14, NfurGRZ-RIMD1, whole genome shotgun sequence:
- the hce2l2 gene encoding hatching enzyme 1.2 isoform X1 — MEQMALLCVLSTCFSAVQAQNYLLSPKWVPVGFREREERGDATAMDKIIQANEFHATRIIDGTTTLREGDIAVSSGRRSKVCFARSCLWSKSVDGHVYVAYMLSPEYTEIEEKLIKKGMDNIEDGTCIRFVPRTHQRDYLDIQSKSGCWSYLGSRGGRQTVSLQNPDCMQVGVISHEFMHALGFVHEQSRFDRDNYITIMWPNIWRDRFRNFEKFKTENLDLPYDYSSIMHFGMYAYSMDGEPTIVPKTNRNIKLGQASSLSHVDKLKINRLYQCAVKDD, encoded by the exons ATGGAGCAGATGGCCCTCCTGTGTGTGCTTTCGACTTGCTTCTCAGCTGTGCAAGCTCAG AATTATTTGCTGAGTCCAAAATGGGTCCCTGTTGGCTTTAGAG AGCGTGAAGAGCGAGGCGATGCAACAGCGATGGATAAAATAATCCAAGCGAATGAGTTCCACG CCACCAGAATCATTGATGGCACTACCACTCTCCGAGAAGGAGACATTGCTGTCTCCTCTGGAAGACGCTCCAAAGTCTGCTTTGCTCGAAGCTGCTTGTGGTCAAAGTCAGTGGATGGACATGTCTATGTCGCATACATGCTCTCCCCTGAATACA CTGAAATTGAGGAAAAGCTGATAAAGAAGGGGATGGACAACATCGAGGATGGTACCTGCATCCGTTTTGTTCCTCGTACTCACCAGAGAGACTACCTTGACATCCAATCAAAGTCTGG GTGTTGGTCCTACCTTGGCTCTCGTGGTGGAAGACAGACCGTGTCTCTGCAGAACCCTGACTGCATGCAGGTTGGCGTGATCTCCCATGAATTTATGCACGCCCTGGGCTTCGTGCACGAGCAGTCCCGCTTTGACCGAGACAACTACATCACCATCATGTGGCCAAACATTTGGAGag ATCGGTTTAGAAACTTTGAGAAGTTCAAAACCGAGAATCTGGACCTTCCTTATGACTACAGCTCCATCATGCACTTTGGGAT GTATGCATATTCGATGGACGGAGAACCAACCATCGTTCCGAAGACCAACAGGAACATTAAGCTCGGCCAGGCGTCCTCTCTCAGCCACGTTGACAAGCTGAAAATCAACAGACTGTATCAGTGTG CTGTAAAAGACGATTAG
- the hce2l1 gene encoding LOW QUALITY PROTEIN: hatching enzyme 1.2 (The sequence of the model RefSeq protein was modified relative to this genomic sequence to represent the inferred CDS: inserted 1 base in 1 codon) codes for MKVSMWTTCCGSVVDLRKLHPLDDERSCAVXSSQKRGPISRKLQRRSGYIDSVEVATFTLLLHWKTTNSDSNMQSLILLLGVLFGFPAQVDMLPVKNSTDVLEGKPRPKRKYSDEIPDFDDMTAMDQILVVNSRLRVPRGLSFREGDIAYSYARSAINCPDNTCLWPKSIDGFVYVPYILSPLYDDMDRITIETGMQDISAGSCVKFVPRTHEANFLDVQPRYGCWSFLGQTGGSQVLSLQSPGCMWAGIAAHEFMHALGFVHEQSRSDRDHYVTIVWKNIMPEHIHNFRKQATNNLNSPYDYSSVMHYGRYAFSEDGGPTIIPRPDPYIPIGQRDGPSALDLHKINTLYDCGPNE; via the exons ATGAAGGTCAGCATGTGGACCACCTGTTGCGGATCAGTAGTGGACTTGAGGAAATTACACCCACTGGATGATGAGAGGTCTTGTGCCG CTTCATCACAGAAGAGGGGTCCAATCAGTAGAAAGCTGCAGAGGAGAAGTGGGTATATAGATTCAGTGGAGGTGGCGACTTTTACGTTGCTTCTGCACTGGAAGACGACAAATTCAGACTCAAACATGCAATCTCTGATCCTTCTTCTGGGCGTCTTGTTCGGCTTTCCAGCCCAGGTGGATATGCTACCCGTTAAG AATTCCACTGATGTTCTGGAGGGCAAGCCAAGACCAAAGAGGAAGTACTCTG ATGAAATTCCAGACTTTGATGACATGACTGCAATGGATCAAATCCTTGTAGTCAACAGCA gaCTGCGAGTGCCCAGAGGACTGTCCTTCAGGGAGGGAGATATTGCCTACTCTTATGCACGGAGTGCCATAAACTGCCCTGACAACACCTGTCTGTGGCCTAAATCCATTGATGGATTTGTTTATGTGCCCTACATCCTCTCGCCCTTATATG ATGACATGGACAGAATCACCATAGAAACCGGGATGCAGGACATTTCTGCCGGATCATGCGTTAAATTTGTTCCTCGCACTCATGAGGCTAACTTCCTTGACGTCCAGCCTCGATATGG ATGCTGGTCGTTTCTGGGACAGACTGGAGGAAGTCAGGTCTTGTCACTGCAGAGTCCTGGGTGCATGTGGGCAGGGATCGCTGCTCATGAGTTCATGCACGCGCTCGGATTTGTACACGAGCAGTCCCGCTCAGACAGAGACCACTACGTCACAATTGTATGGAAAAACATCATGCCAG AACATATCCATAACTTCAGAAAACAGGCAACGAACAATCTCAACAGCCCATACGACTACAGCTCTGTCATGCATTATGGACG ATACGCCTTCTCTGAAGACGGTGGACCAACAATCATTCCCAGACCAGATCCTTACATTCCAATTGGCCAGCGAGACGGACCAAGTGCTCTGGATCTTCATAAAATTAACACCCTGTATGACTGTG GTCCTAATGAGTAA
- the hce2l2 gene encoding hatching enzyme 1.2 isoform X2: MEQMALLCVLSTCFSAVQAQVNTQRESVSEREERGDATAMDKIIQANEFHATRIIDGTTTLREGDIAVSSGRRSKVCFARSCLWSKSVDGHVYVAYMLSPEYTEIEEKLIKKGMDNIEDGTCIRFVPRTHQRDYLDIQSKSGCWSYLGSRGGRQTVSLQNPDCMQVGVISHEFMHALGFVHEQSRFDRDNYITIMWPNIWRDRFRNFEKFKTENLDLPYDYSSIMHFGMYAYSMDGEPTIVPKTNRNIKLGQASSLSHVDKLKINRLYQCAVKDD, from the exons ATGGAGCAGATGGCCCTCCTGTGTGTGCTTTCGACTTGCTTCTCAGCTGTGCAAGCTCAGGTAAACACGCAGCGAGAGTCGGTCTCAG AGCGTGAAGAGCGAGGCGATGCAACAGCGATGGATAAAATAATCCAAGCGAATGAGTTCCACG CCACCAGAATCATTGATGGCACTACCACTCTCCGAGAAGGAGACATTGCTGTCTCCTCTGGAAGACGCTCCAAAGTCTGCTTTGCTCGAAGCTGCTTGTGGTCAAAGTCAGTGGATGGACATGTCTATGTCGCATACATGCTCTCCCCTGAATACA CTGAAATTGAGGAAAAGCTGATAAAGAAGGGGATGGACAACATCGAGGATGGTACCTGCATCCGTTTTGTTCCTCGTACTCACCAGAGAGACTACCTTGACATCCAATCAAAGTCTGG GTGTTGGTCCTACCTTGGCTCTCGTGGTGGAAGACAGACCGTGTCTCTGCAGAACCCTGACTGCATGCAGGTTGGCGTGATCTCCCATGAATTTATGCACGCCCTGGGCTTCGTGCACGAGCAGTCCCGCTTTGACCGAGACAACTACATCACCATCATGTGGCCAAACATTTGGAGag ATCGGTTTAGAAACTTTGAGAAGTTCAAAACCGAGAATCTGGACCTTCCTTATGACTACAGCTCCATCATGCACTTTGGGAT GTATGCATATTCGATGGACGGAGAACCAACCATCGTTCCGAAGACCAACAGGAACATTAAGCTCGGCCAGGCGTCCTCTCTCAGCCACGTTGACAAGCTGAAAATCAACAGACTGTATCAGTGTG CTGTAAAAGACGATTAG